In Curtobacterium sp. MCPF17_002, one genomic interval encodes:
- a CDS encoding DUF2200 domain-containing protein produces MTGHRIFGTPVAAVYPHYLAKVERKGHTKAELDTVIEWLTGFDDRALAQHLTDETSFEDFFAAAHLHPNAPLIRGTICGVRIEELDDPLMRQIRYLDKLVDEVAKGRPMEKVLRTA; encoded by the coding sequence ATGACCGGACACCGGATCTTCGGGACGCCCGTCGCGGCGGTCTACCCGCACTACCTCGCGAAGGTGGAGCGGAAGGGCCACACGAAGGCGGAGCTCGACACCGTCATCGAGTGGCTGACGGGCTTCGACGACCGGGCGCTCGCGCAGCACCTGACCGACGAGACCTCCTTCGAGGACTTCTTCGCCGCCGCGCACCTCCACCCGAACGCGCCCCTCATCAGGGGCACGATCTGCGGTGTCCGGATCGAGGAGCTCGACGACCCGCTCATGCGGCAGATCCGGTACCTCGACAAGCTCGTCGACGAGGTCGCGAAGGGCCGTCCGATGGAGAAGGTCCTCCGCACCGCGTGA
- a CDS encoding glycosyltransferase family 2 protein, translating into MTRDRRPVTIVVPIYDDLPGLERCIEALLETVDFSVDRVLLANDVGPRVDVIEARVLELVGDHEGFEYTRNRKNLGFVGNCNRAVLELDRTGNDVLLLNSDTVPMPGFLDEMTAVLASDDSIGVVCARSDNATIASFPYARRNPRATLAPRRTRELHGRTKYLLPRHTVSPVAMGFCFLIRREMVDRFGLFDDVFSPGYGEENDFCLRINEQGFTSVLANRALVLHTGSTSFSGDRGPSLRLEHERILLERYPFYGGAIALFLARYRDAVDVFADAFLPDDDVVRVALHVPAELTNEVVERVRSTLAAAPEDVVVTVIVAKSQIRAARVAFPGAAIAVGGRPRQIFDVAVALGALTTFAQLSALNANAPRWILVDPVSHDVRWSHAVANHRASAIDRILRRFENQSTSWHDGADLVRLVRMAADTAIDPASLRARWHAVSDIAEATGLLVHRATVSVRRLTALTFGARNPRIVARIRAITGRGA; encoded by the coding sequence GTGACCCGCGACCGCCGTCCGGTCACGATCGTCGTGCCCATCTACGACGACCTCCCCGGGCTCGAACGGTGCATCGAGGCGCTGCTCGAGACGGTCGACTTCTCCGTCGACCGGGTCCTGCTGGCGAACGACGTCGGCCCGCGCGTCGACGTCATCGAGGCACGCGTGCTCGAACTCGTGGGCGACCACGAGGGCTTCGAGTACACCCGCAACCGGAAGAACCTCGGCTTCGTCGGCAACTGCAACCGTGCCGTCCTCGAGCTCGACCGCACCGGCAACGACGTCCTGCTGCTCAACAGCGACACCGTGCCGATGCCCGGCTTCCTCGACGAGATGACCGCGGTCCTCGCTTCCGACGACTCGATCGGCGTGGTCTGCGCACGGAGCGACAACGCCACGATCGCGTCCTTCCCCTACGCCCGGCGGAACCCGCGGGCGACCCTCGCACCCCGTCGCACCCGCGAGCTGCACGGCCGGACGAAGTACCTGCTCCCCCGGCACACCGTCTCGCCGGTCGCAATGGGCTTCTGCTTCCTCATCCGCCGCGAGATGGTCGACCGCTTCGGCCTCTTCGACGACGTCTTCTCCCCCGGGTACGGCGAGGAGAACGACTTCTGCCTGCGGATCAACGAGCAGGGATTCACCTCGGTGCTCGCGAACCGTGCACTCGTCCTGCACACCGGGTCGACGAGCTTCAGCGGTGACCGCGGCCCGTCCCTCCGTCTCGAGCACGAGCGCATCCTGCTCGAGCGGTACCCGTTCTACGGCGGAGCGATCGCGCTCTTCCTCGCCCGCTACCGTGACGCCGTGGACGTCTTCGCCGACGCCTTCCTGCCCGACGACGACGTGGTCCGTGTGGCCCTGCACGTCCCGGCGGAGCTGACGAACGAGGTCGTCGAACGCGTCCGGAGCACCCTGGCCGCCGCGCCCGAGGACGTCGTCGTCACGGTGATCGTCGCGAAGTCGCAGATCCGCGCTGCGCGCGTGGCCTTCCCGGGCGCCGCCATCGCGGTGGGCGGTCGCCCCCGACAGATCTTCGACGTGGCCGTGGCCCTCGGCGCACTGACGACGTTCGCACAGCTCTCCGCCCTCAACGCCAACGCTCCCCGCTGGATCCTCGTCGATCCGGTCTCGCACGACGTCCGCTGGTCGCACGCCGTCGCCAACCACCGTGCCTCGGCGATCGACCGGATCCTCCGCCGCTTCGAGAACCAGAGCACCTCCTGGCACGACGGCGCGGACCTCGTCCGTCTCGTCCGGATGGCCGCGGACACGGCGATCGACCCGGCTTCCCTGCGCGCTCGCTGGCACGCCGTGTCGGACATCGCCGAGGCCACCGGCCTGCTCGTGCACCGCGCCACGGTGTCGGTGCGCCGCCTCACGGCCCTCACCTTCGGCGCACGCAACCCACGGATCGTCGCGCGCATCCGCGCGATCACCGGCCGCGGCGCCTGA
- a CDS encoding glycosyltransferase family 4 protein, giving the protein MIVSFANHSTAPVNLGGAERSLLRFVEDWQEQDPTMTPTFITKAPRGKFIEALDERGWAYDALRFRGWALPSPQPAPASERAAFATVDYAAVNAIIRKYERERPDLVVTNTLVAPWASFAAAVLGIPQAWFVREYGDLDHGLQFQTGRAGVLGDIGLMSGAVVTNSEAMREHLAQYIPADKVSVAYPTVDTARLLATKDEAPAVTPFPQTDPGLRITVLGRVEESKGQHRVVDALGALRERGITASVCFVGSWKHPGEDQRLTDRARALGVAEHVVFAGEQHTPAPFIEAADVCITPSTIEAFGRTTAEYMTLGKAVVATRQGGSAELIEPGVTGALVDADDTSALADALAAYAADPDTARRHGSAAPDRLAAVMGAGHDNAAAIARLVALVGTEGYRLPQAARYWFELPGAYASLGATSARAAVGLLANRVRSRSGAVGRLLARPGVVVRKMARR; this is encoded by the coding sequence GTGATCGTCAGTTTCGCCAACCACTCCACCGCGCCGGTGAACCTCGGCGGGGCTGAGCGGTCTCTCCTCCGCTTCGTGGAGGACTGGCAGGAACAGGACCCGACGATGACGCCGACCTTCATCACGAAGGCGCCTCGGGGCAAGTTCATCGAGGCACTCGACGAGCGCGGTTGGGCGTACGACGCCCTGCGTTTCCGCGGGTGGGCGCTGCCGAGTCCGCAACCCGCACCGGCTTCCGAGCGCGCAGCCTTCGCCACGGTCGACTACGCCGCGGTGAACGCGATCATCCGGAAGTACGAGCGTGAACGCCCGGACCTCGTCGTGACGAACACCCTCGTCGCTCCGTGGGCCTCATTCGCGGCCGCCGTCCTCGGCATCCCGCAGGCCTGGTTCGTCCGTGAGTACGGCGACCTCGACCACGGCTTGCAGTTCCAGACCGGCCGCGCCGGCGTCCTCGGCGACATCGGCCTGATGTCGGGTGCCGTGGTCACGAACTCCGAGGCGATGCGCGAGCACCTCGCGCAGTACATCCCCGCCGACAAGGTGTCGGTCGCCTACCCGACGGTCGACACCGCGCGGCTCCTCGCCACCAAGGACGAGGCCCCTGCCGTCACGCCCTTCCCCCAGACCGATCCCGGCCTCCGGATCACGGTCCTCGGCCGGGTCGAGGAGTCGAAGGGTCAACACCGCGTCGTCGACGCCCTCGGGGCGCTCCGCGAGCGCGGCATCACCGCGAGCGTCTGCTTCGTCGGCAGCTGGAAGCACCCGGGCGAGGACCAGCGCCTCACCGACCGGGCCCGTGCCCTCGGCGTCGCCGAGCACGTCGTCTTCGCCGGCGAGCAGCACACGCCCGCTCCCTTCATCGAGGCGGCGGACGTCTGCATCACCCCGTCCACGATCGAGGCGTTCGGCCGCACCACGGCCGAGTACATGACGCTGGGCAAGGCCGTCGTCGCGACCCGTCAGGGCGGCAGCGCCGAACTCATCGAGCCCGGGGTCACGGGTGCGCTGGTGGACGCCGACGACACGTCGGCCCTCGCCGACGCCCTCGCCGCCTACGCGGCTGACCCGGACACGGCCAGGAGGCACGGGTCGGCTGCTCCGGACCGGCTCGCCGCCGTGATGGGTGCCGGCCACGACAACGCCGCGGCCATCGCACGTCTGGTCGCGTTGGTCGGCACGGAGGGCTACCGGCTCCCCCAGGCGGCGCGGTACTGGTTCGAGCTGCCCGGGGCGTACGCATCGCTCGGCGCCACGAGCGCCCGTGCGGCCGTCGGCCTGCTGGCGAACCGGGTCCGCTCGCGCTCCGGCGCCGTCGGCCGGCTCCTCGCCCGCCCCGGGGTCGTGGTCCGGAAGATGGCCCGCCGGTGA
- a CDS encoding ABC transporter permease, translating into MTYLNELMSSRELLANLTAREVKGKYRRTVFGQLWSLINPLATMLIYTIVYSFIFRARLEVGNPSGLNIYPLWLMCGLLPWIFARNVINSGMTSIVANGSLIKKVYFPRMTLPLAAVGSFGFTWLVEMGVLLIVLAIAGSKWYLYLPVIALTMVFLAMFAAGLGLMLSIINVHFRDMQHLVGIGLQMWMYLSPIIYPLSLVEDAANKAGHPWIIHVYKLNPIERFSEVFRNLMYDNRLPNWTDLVACAIAGFASLALGYFVFSRNEKKLAELL; encoded by the coding sequence ATGACGTACCTGAACGAGCTCATGTCGTCGCGCGAGTTGCTGGCGAACCTCACAGCGCGAGAAGTCAAGGGCAAGTACCGCCGCACGGTCTTCGGGCAGTTGTGGTCCCTCATCAACCCGCTCGCGACGATGCTGATCTACACGATCGTGTACTCGTTCATCTTCCGGGCGCGACTCGAGGTCGGCAATCCCAGCGGGCTGAACATCTACCCGCTCTGGCTGATGTGCGGTCTGCTGCCGTGGATCTTCGCCCGCAACGTCATCAACTCGGGCATGACGTCGATCGTCGCCAACGGGTCGCTCATCAAGAAGGTCTACTTCCCGCGCATGACGCTGCCGCTCGCCGCGGTCGGTTCGTTCGGGTTCACCTGGCTGGTCGAGATGGGCGTTCTGCTCATCGTCCTCGCCATCGCCGGATCGAAGTGGTACCTCTACCTGCCCGTCATCGCGCTGACCATGGTGTTCCTCGCCATGTTCGCCGCCGGCCTCGGGCTGATGCTCTCCATCATCAACGTGCACTTCCGCGACATGCAGCACCTGGTGGGCATCGGCCTGCAGATGTGGATGTACCTGTCGCCGATCATCTACCCGCTGTCGCTCGTCGAGGACGCCGCGAACAAGGCCGGGCACCCGTGGATCATCCACGTCTACAAGCTCAACCCCATCGAGCGGTTCTCCGAGGTCTTCCGGAACCTCATGTACGACAACCGACTCCCGAACTGGACCGACCTGGTCGCGTGCGCCATCGCAGGATTCGCTTCGCTCGCACTCGGCTACTTCGTGTTCTCCCGCAACGAGAAGAAGCTGGCTGAACTGCTGTGA
- a CDS encoding ABC transporter ATP-binding protein — protein sequence MTVDHVSKRFRMYKERNDSLKSMVMRGKKSVHEDFWALKDVSFEVPQGTTFGLIGKNGSGKSTLLKCLAKILWPEEGSITARGKQASLLEVGSGFHPELSGRENVFLNGSILGMSRKEVTRKFDEIVSFSGVGHFIDQPVKNYSSGMYVRLGFSVAVAVTPDVLVVDEVLAVGDATFQKRCRTKFKEMKEEGRTVILVSHSMSTVKDMCDDVAWLNEGELKMIGKTNDVVKAYNETV from the coding sequence GTGACCGTCGACCACGTCTCGAAGCGATTCCGCATGTACAAGGAGCGGAACGACTCGCTGAAGAGCATGGTCATGCGTGGGAAGAAGTCCGTGCACGAGGACTTCTGGGCGCTCAAGGACGTCTCCTTCGAGGTGCCGCAGGGCACCACGTTCGGCCTGATCGGCAAGAACGGATCCGGCAAGTCGACACTGCTGAAGTGCCTCGCCAAGATCCTCTGGCCGGAAGAGGGCTCGATCACCGCTCGCGGCAAGCAGGCCTCGCTGCTCGAGGTCGGCTCCGGGTTCCACCCCGAGCTGTCCGGTCGTGAGAACGTCTTCCTCAACGGGTCCATCCTCGGGATGAGCCGCAAGGAGGTCACCCGGAAGTTCGACGAGATCGTGTCCTTCTCCGGCGTCGGGCACTTCATCGACCAGCCCGTGAAGAACTACTCGTCGGGTATGTACGTGCGCCTCGGGTTCTCCGTCGCCGTCGCCGTGACCCCCGATGTGCTCGTCGTCGACGAGGTCCTCGCCGTGGGTGACGCGACCTTCCAGAAGCGCTGCCGCACCAAGTTCAAGGAGATGAAGGAGGAGGGCCGCACGGTCATCCTCGTCTCGCACTCCATGAGCACGGTCAAGGACATGTGCGACGACGTCGCTTGGCTCAACGAGGGCGAATTGAAGATGATCGGCAAGACGAACGACGTCGTCAAGGCGTACAACGAAACTGTTTGA
- a CDS encoding acyltransferase has translation MLDGLRFAAALGVAFFHFTAKQHQAWGRPVPEVFPHLHTFTSLGYYGVHLFFVISGFVILMTAWGKDIPSFVASRISRLYPAYLVAVPTAAVLLGVIWLEQKHITIYQVAVNLTMMQGAFGVDHIDGVYWTLWVELRFYVLIALFMLVGITRQRVLAFAAVWPVAAALARTTNQQWLAEALNADYAALFAGGMAIYLLTRHHRDVAAWLVLAMSALLAVAVPGQESQATLASSTGVSFSGHTTALVILCCFGAVAVVTLTPLARVHIGWLTGLGLLTYPLYLVHEWWGWWMIHLLSGKLPNSLVLAITFAFVGAFAALVYFFVERPFAPRVRTVVEKSLRELSTRR, from the coding sequence ATGCTCGATGGACTCCGCTTCGCTGCTGCGCTCGGGGTTGCGTTCTTCCACTTCACCGCGAAGCAGCACCAGGCATGGGGGAGACCAGTCCCCGAGGTCTTCCCGCACTTGCACACTTTCACGTCACTGGGGTACTACGGCGTGCACTTGTTCTTTGTCATCTCCGGGTTCGTCATCCTCATGACTGCTTGGGGAAAAGACATTCCCTCCTTCGTCGCATCGAGGATCAGCCGCCTGTACCCCGCGTATCTCGTCGCTGTCCCGACGGCCGCGGTCTTGCTGGGGGTGATCTGGCTCGAGCAGAAGCACATCACCATCTATCAGGTCGCGGTGAACCTGACCATGATGCAGGGCGCATTCGGCGTGGATCACATCGACGGCGTCTACTGGACCCTCTGGGTTGAGCTGCGCTTCTATGTGCTGATTGCGCTCTTCATGCTCGTCGGCATCACCAGGCAGAGGGTCCTCGCATTTGCCGCGGTCTGGCCGGTTGCCGCCGCCCTAGCTCGCACCACCAACCAACAGTGGCTCGCTGAGGCCCTGAACGCCGATTATGCCGCTCTGTTTGCCGGAGGCATGGCGATCTACTTGCTGACGCGTCACCACCGCGACGTCGCCGCCTGGCTGGTGCTCGCGATGTCCGCGTTGCTGGCCGTCGCAGTGCCCGGCCAGGAAAGCCAAGCCACCCTCGCCAGTTCCACAGGGGTGTCCTTTTCCGGTCACACCACCGCGTTGGTCATCCTGTGCTGCTTCGGCGCCGTTGCAGTCGTCACCCTGACCCCGCTCGCTCGCGTCCACATCGGATGGTTGACTGGGCTCGGCCTCCTGACCTACCCCCTGTACCTCGTGCACGAGTGGTGGGGTTGGTGGATGATCCACCTCCTCTCGGGGAAACTGCCGAATTCCTTGGTGCTCGCCATCACTTTCGCGTTCGTTGGAGCGTTCGCTGCGCTCGTCTACTTCTTCGTGGAGAGGCCTTTCGCGCCGCGTGTGAGAACGGTCGTCGAGAAGTCCCTCCGTGAGTTGTCGACGCGTAGGTAG
- a CDS encoding CDP-glycerol glycerophosphotransferase family protein, which produces MHEKTLSNEAPTISAVIPTYNVERWLPDFLSSLELQNAPAADVEYIFVDDGATDASASLIERWISAHPGHHARLIRQENGGAAAARNTGLVHARGQWLTFPDPDDVLHPDYFAQALKFIRLHGSKDIALLSAHLIYLDNEGTELNDQHPLRGKFAQGTRIAHLTAEPMIQLSAASAFLRTERVIEAGLTFDERVKPNFEDAHFIARYLLLQTHPKVGLLASAKYHYRRRGDQSSLIQTSYSMREKYDDVIEFGYLDILRIAQEQGAVPRWLENTVLYDLFWYFKNERAMHSPSAGAPVEAFPRFHGLVGDMLAGLSKDSIKSFDVMGVEFAVRFALLVGYEASVYRPVEARLIEVDERAQLSHLSFWFTGNLPDTHIVVDGVEVAPAHATTEVLSFYGRELLKRRHLWVPNGHRIEVHVEGRRLLASTREVSLVSESFSRAQLEPTIVRQRRAVYRRFTQDGQKSAQWIAGDVRNELRQLRSRFSRTSLAERRMSAQLRSERVRRRFADAWVFMDKIHAANDNAEHLYRYVRENHPRVNSWFVLHPGSGDWNRLQAEGFRLVAHGSRDWELLMMSAVHYASSHADQPVVQPLPTRRFGRQRYHFTFLQHGVINYDLSRWLNNKPFRLFVTTTVDEQASIAGDGHYTFTDREVVLTGMPRHDKLLAKRLAVPIADRNLIVIMPTWRHYLLGAVDPTTGLRSRSESFSSSDYAREYSDLLSSSELVAAAEEQGCEVVFMPHPNMKPYLSDFAMHPGVRVTDFESENIQDVLARARTVVTDYSSLGFEAALLDIPLVYLHFDIDRFFGGSHIGRRGYFDYHRDGFGPVTTSASDAVIELLRLAENSFTQPDEFAKRTRSAFPLRDGKSSERVFRAMQAFTPGS; this is translated from the coding sequence ATGCACGAGAAGACGTTGTCGAACGAAGCGCCCACGATCTCTGCAGTGATCCCGACGTACAACGTCGAGCGGTGGCTGCCGGACTTCCTGAGTTCGCTCGAGCTCCAGAACGCTCCAGCCGCGGATGTCGAGTACATCTTCGTCGATGACGGCGCGACAGACGCAAGCGCGTCGCTCATCGAGAGATGGATTTCCGCCCATCCGGGCCACCACGCACGACTCATCCGCCAGGAGAACGGTGGCGCTGCTGCTGCGCGCAACACGGGGCTGGTGCACGCTCGAGGACAGTGGTTGACCTTCCCTGACCCTGATGATGTGCTGCATCCCGACTACTTCGCCCAAGCGTTGAAGTTCATCCGACTTCACGGGTCGAAGGACATCGCGCTGCTCTCGGCTCATCTCATCTACCTCGACAATGAGGGCACCGAGTTGAACGACCAGCATCCGTTGCGGGGCAAGTTCGCTCAGGGGACGCGCATTGCACACCTGACGGCCGAGCCGATGATCCAGCTCAGTGCAGCCTCTGCCTTCCTCCGAACCGAGCGAGTGATCGAAGCAGGGCTGACGTTCGACGAACGCGTCAAGCCGAACTTCGAGGACGCCCACTTCATCGCGCGGTATCTCCTGCTCCAGACCCATCCCAAAGTGGGCCTGCTCGCGTCGGCGAAGTACCACTACCGGAGGCGAGGCGACCAGTCCTCTTTGATCCAGACGAGTTACTCGATGCGCGAGAAGTACGACGACGTCATCGAGTTCGGCTACCTCGACATCCTCCGCATCGCGCAGGAGCAGGGTGCAGTACCGCGGTGGCTCGAGAACACTGTCCTCTACGACCTCTTCTGGTACTTCAAGAACGAACGCGCCATGCACTCGCCGAGCGCTGGCGCTCCGGTCGAGGCGTTCCCCCGCTTCCATGGGCTCGTCGGTGACATGCTCGCGGGTCTGAGCAAGGACTCGATCAAGTCCTTCGATGTGATGGGCGTGGAGTTCGCAGTCCGATTCGCTCTCCTGGTCGGGTACGAGGCGTCCGTGTACCGTCCGGTCGAAGCGCGTCTGATCGAAGTCGACGAGCGTGCGCAGTTGAGCCACCTCAGCTTCTGGTTCACCGGAAACCTTCCCGATACACACATCGTCGTCGACGGCGTGGAGGTCGCTCCGGCTCACGCGACGACTGAGGTCCTCAGTTTCTACGGCCGCGAACTCCTCAAGCGTCGCCATCTGTGGGTCCCGAACGGGCATCGCATCGAGGTTCATGTCGAAGGCCGTCGCCTCTTGGCTTCGACCCGCGAAGTCTCGCTTGTCTCCGAGAGTTTCTCTCGCGCGCAGCTCGAACCCACCATCGTTCGACAGCGTCGCGCCGTCTACCGTCGCTTCACTCAGGACGGCCAGAAGTCCGCGCAGTGGATCGCCGGGGACGTTCGGAATGAACTCCGACAACTTCGCTCGAGATTCTCTCGGACTTCCCTTGCGGAACGCAGGATGTCTGCCCAGCTCCGGTCGGAGCGGGTTCGGCGGCGTTTCGCCGATGCCTGGGTGTTCATGGACAAGATCCACGCGGCGAACGACAACGCGGAACACCTCTACCGCTACGTTCGCGAGAATCACCCACGAGTCAACTCCTGGTTCGTGCTGCATCCGGGGTCCGGGGACTGGAACCGTCTGCAGGCCGAGGGGTTCCGCCTCGTGGCGCACGGTTCCAGAGACTGGGAACTCTTGATGATGTCGGCAGTCCACTACGCGTCGTCCCACGCGGACCAGCCGGTTGTGCAGCCCCTGCCCACCCGACGGTTCGGCAGACAGCGCTACCACTTCACCTTCCTCCAACACGGCGTGATCAACTACGACCTGTCGCGATGGCTGAACAACAAGCCGTTCAGGTTGTTCGTCACGACCACAGTCGACGAGCAAGCATCGATCGCTGGCGATGGCCATTACACGTTCACAGATCGCGAGGTGGTACTCACGGGCATGCCTCGCCATGACAAGCTGCTTGCGAAACGGCTGGCGGTCCCCATCGCTGATCGGAATCTGATCGTCATCATGCCGACCTGGCGGCACTACCTTCTCGGCGCGGTGGATCCGACAACCGGCCTACGGTCCCGGTCGGAGTCGTTCTCCTCGAGCGACTACGCCCGCGAATACAGCGATCTGCTCTCCTCGAGTGAACTCGTCGCCGCGGCGGAAGAGCAGGGATGCGAGGTCGTGTTCATGCCGCACCCGAACATGAAGCCCTATCTCTCTGACTTCGCCATGCACCCTGGTGTGCGTGTCACCGATTTCGAGAGCGAAAACATCCAAGACGTGCTGGCACGCGCTCGAACCGTTGTGACCGATTACTCTTCTCTGGGCTTCGAGGCGGCCCTACTCGACATCCCGTTGGTGTACTTGCACTTCGACATCGATCGGTTCTTCGGCGGAAGCCACATCGGCAGGCGCGGGTACTTTGATTACCATCGCGACGGATTCGGTCCGGTGACCACGTCAGCGTCTGATGCGGTGATTGAACTCCTTCGGCTGGCCGAGAACAGCTTCACGCAACCAGACGAGTTTGCGAAGCGCACCCGCTCTGCCTTCCCTCTTCGGGATGGGAAGAGCAGCGAGCGGGTGTTCCGCGCGATGCAGGCCTTCACGCCCGGGAGCTGA